The Longimicrobium sp. genome has a segment encoding these proteins:
- a CDS encoding type II toxin-antitoxin system VapC family toxin translates to MTEPLLVETDVLVDTDILIDALRGFPQALGFIKSNQPQLRLSAITVTELYTGIRDPELEQVRDLLGIFSIIPIESDIARRAGLIRRQYLRSHNLGLADALIAATAQEAGIPLATLNRKHFPMMQVVTPYTKP, encoded by the coding sequence ATGACTGAGCCGCTCCTCGTCGAGACTGACGTTCTGGTCGATACCGACATCCTGATCGACGCCCTGCGCGGCTTTCCGCAGGCACTCGGGTTCATCAAGAGTAATCAGCCGCAACTCAGGCTGTCGGCAATCACAGTGACCGAGTTGTACACAGGGATTCGTGATCCCGAGCTCGAGCAGGTTCGAGATCTCCTCGGGATTTTTTCTATCATTCCCATCGAAAGCGACATTGCCCGGAGAGCCGGACTGATTCGGCGCCAGTATCTGCGGAGCCACAACCTCGGCTTAGCGGATGCACTGATCGCGGCAACTGCCCAGGAGGCAGGCATTCCGCTGGCGACGCTCAACCGCAAGCACTTCCCGATGATGCAGGTGGTCACGCCGTACACGAAGCCGTGA